The Styela clava chromosome 3, kaStyClav1.hap1.2, whole genome shotgun sequence genome includes the window ATACCGCAAGACTTTTTTATCTTTACCAcatgttatcttttttagttggcgctaataatgataaataagaatgcgtGATTGTTATTCAGTAAAGCGCATGTCGTTTAGGGCGTTCAAAATGAAAGAAGGGTTATAAGCTAATTTAAGGAcattctcttttattttaatacaaatacaGGGCGCATTGAAagcaaattgaaatttattaacataaatttacaacgagttacgtaaAATTTACCGACGGCTATCGCCAACAGGCAGAAACGATGAATgtgagaattttttgttttgtttcatttttgcgccatcatattttttaatttctaataTTGCGTAAATCGtgtcaacatcgtttttgtaaatttagaaaagtTGAATCAGATAAGCAAGGCATGTGAATAAGGTATTCTATGCAAATTTCCCGGGATATTATGGAGAAATAATACTTTGACCACTtggaaatgccattattgctgatttattcacgtgctaagtatcagtgttttaaaccaaagctgagttacgtgaatactcaaCAATTTGCgggtttttttaattattatttgataCGAAAGTAAcaacgatataaaattaaaacataaaaatgtcaactatcagcttcacaaatatcgcatcccggggtcagtaagGATTTTATTGTTCGCTCAAAATTGGTACCGTgactgtgatacaaatcctacacagaagataaaaatcagaataaaattaatttttgttgtgaatgcattccttaatagttgtctttaacatcttcgccgatattcgttaaaatattcgaataattttacataaaaaaatacgattttgcccaccactaatcacgacgcatgtaaataatcattgaatgacaATGAAAAATCAACTTTATTAGCATCAAATTCCAAATAAAAGTTCCACCTTTCATGCATTCgatcggcgctacacgcgagcgtgtttttgtatatattcaccAAAACCGTCAGAGGCGAGCTACACGTAACTGtagaatttcgctgtgaacgacgcattgtttttaatttattacccGCCATTCGCCGTCATGAACTGAACTTTTGGTGCACTGTTTTGAAACCACCGTAGTCCCCCACCCCCCACCTCCCGTcggaaaaatcctggctgcgcccttTTTCCAAGTTCTATATCTCACTattaattacaaatatataattgcatccaaatcaacagtatctatatatatgactatatgaaggatcgttaaaattaaataatatatatgcaaaaatcatatttgataacaaaatgtactctaaataatataataaaaaatttttttattgaaaactgcaaattttaaatttcaatggcaagatatcccagagtaatttatagttaaaatcagtatttttaagaagtaaacgaatagcttaCAAAGTCCTGGCAGTCTGGGGGTTCATATGGAGCACAGTGCAATTtggagaggccatggttcgccatatatgtTCAGGCTTTCGGCTctcctctccccctggataaatatgtaagttccatgttatatcaatgaataaatacagcaataacCGCACCCCACGTGGCGACtgattcatattctgttctgtagctacgttttctgcctaatagatatgcattcccaatatgCATATGCTCctagttagtatgctttcaacgtaccatacttcgaaacccaaaaccgaacacgattcgaaaaattaaaagcctcaatacggccaatttcgcacccagCCCAGCTGAAACAAGGGATTTTTGCAGCGAACGATGTGCTTTctccatatgcaacgaaccatttagctggacgacgtaaaaatgcagatCACAATGGATTAATGaacaaatatttggaagtttccactcattgtatatatgctcattgggcggagtcagaaaattcaaatttgaaattcgaaTCCGTTGCGATCTGAGATATTTCTAAAACTTAGGAGCATTAAGcaaatagtcaaaataaaaaaatatgccactcgattcaaaattatattaaccgaaacatttgcatatactcagtggcgtagcaagactctcgtgccccccccccccccccccccccccccgcaaaaatatttcatggaAATGACcataaaaactctcggacataacacataagctaaaacaaagttttttttttatttcgtcaaaagcATAACATGTTGCTATAAAAAGGctatggtaacctaaaatttgcgctTTCGTGTTAGCAAACTCATCCACCATCTTCGTCATATCAATTTTgtcaatttgcttcaaaaattagTAGCTTACCTGTGATCATTGTCGTGTaagttttggaagaaaatttattCGCGGCGGCGCCATCACTTTTGGAGATTCTGGTTTTCTACCGATACCACCAATGCTAGGCTTAATTCATCCTCAGTTACGTTCGGTATTCCCAAGtctaattgtttcaattttggtttaaatatttcgtttatcttggttactttagtTTTTTTCTTCGTCCTTCATCTTCTGCCCTTTATTCTTCGTTTTTGTGCGCCACTAAggggttttgctttcgacatcaatctgacagccttcgtaattgtGGATGCGATGGTGTGATCAAACCACacgacgccgaaaatcgacgacatcggcattgttacgtaacaaaacgatttatatatttacggcagaactaacatcaacattATAAGATATGCATTACTGCTTTTGCAATGCAACTTTTGGTTTTGcagcttaaatttctaaattttacccGCTTGGGGGCCCCTTTTCGCTGACCCCCCCTCCGCGAtcgcgggggttgcgggggtggatgctacgccactgcatATACTGTGGTCCGATAAAAGATATAGCGATACAGCGTAAAACTACTAGATTCGCCAGTAGTTGGAGTCGTGACTGCAGGTAGACCTGTCCGTTTGAGAATGAGTGCTGTCAGTTTAATCACCAGTTTACATGAtgcctaaaataaaatatccttCCACTCGATATAATATTAAGTGCAATATTAGGATTTTTTTTATCGTAAGCTATAAATTCTATATCGCGATGACATGCGAAGCCGCAGGTTTACGTAGCATTGTATGACTTGCGCCTTATGACGCGAAGCCAAATTCGTATCAGTTTGGGACCAAATTCGTCGCACCAATGTATTTTTCATGGGCATGCATTTTGCTGATGATATGTGGAAGACTGTCTTCTGAACTCTTTGCTTTTGATTACTACCAAGTGGACTTATTTCAACATAACCGCGAGATAGTTGTTTTCAGTAGCCTACAGCCGTTTTTGTATGTTACGTATAATTCATTGTATATTTAACAACCGtatgtttgttttatgattATGCAACAGTTAGAACAGTATATGTAATTTTACGTCGTACATGCGGTGAAATTACATAACGATGATGTAAAAATACGTATAAATAGTTGCTCGTCCAAAATACTGCCAAACGGTCGTATTTTTTTACAAAGAAATGGctttaaaattacaaatttatttacagtgtactgctgtttttattgcagatgtcactgatctttttgtattaaagatttactggcatcaccgatttaagggtGTTGGAAACCAACGCGCAATATTACagaacttactttcaacacgcggtttgaatgaatgaaaaagctgaaactagtattctttagaacagcatagaaattctatggaatgaaatacacaaaagctcgtcaaaaacctatagctcaataatcaagtggaatttgattcatgtgcgcaaaaatgtgcgcgttactacgtacaaccgaagcacgcaagAAAATGTGTgagatgtactagtattcaaaacgtttgactcaactatgttggcataacaggtgcacatcttgGTTTCGCagacgcataccttctatctccacaaggatatattaattttgccaaagacaatgcagcactgaaaggttgcggttcttccaaaagaaaacacgttacacatcgttagataccagtggatggttttacatggccttgttcggagtgaaagacgaggtcaaatattccaattcaattcaactaataaaatatttcccaagtccctaagcttaaactaggaaaacgaaatgcgcgcggcaacgcaaatgtagtttgaagagcgcaatagaaagtggctagatgctgtcgatggatcttggcttgtattagtgaaataaactaccatttattctactaaaattgaatttctgacattgtaaggagattcaatgttactatgtatgcaaaactaaaccatgtagttatgaaataattgtttttaacaaaaaggcgctcctgaagtattcgtactaagatggcgcacaacctgaacattgtatgtttaccaggtttgggttcaggatgtgcgtcatcttggaccgaatactttaaatctacttaaaaaaaattgctcaacattatatacttcACATTCACCTGGGTATctttatatatgtcatatacattatatctaaacaatgaaaaaaaaaatttatgtcccaaaacaatgttaaggcccgattctgccggactaataGGCCTGGTATCTTGGCGTTATTCACAATGCTAATATTTATGTGATTTCAATGGGCGAGTGAATTTTTTGCCGAAGTTTGGTTATTCTATGTATTCGTGCAGTTTTTATTCTATACCAAACTGTTTTCAATTTCCAGATCAATCTATCAGTCAActtaaatttttacaaaattttggaAGTTTCGAAAGTTTGTTTCGTGCACGTTTTTAGAAATTCGTGAAATTGGCGCATTGTCTGAACTTAGTTTTATCTTTACATAACACTTGACATTCATCGTAAATTCCCCGATTAATCAATTGTGAACTGGCGAATATAGCGTGCAAAATATTGCATTCATtgcataaattttgcaattgcGTTGCAAATCACGAGAGTTATAAAAAAATCTTTCATTCAGTAAATGCAGTTTTGTCCTGATTAATATGCgatttatatattgaaaaaacgtTTTGCTCTTAACATAATCGTGTAGATTCAATGCGTTCAATTAAAGCAAATTCGACCTGTTTACGAGTtttaatattgttaatatttaaCTAGAACAGAATATTTAACTAGAATTGATTAGGCAACAGGCTGAAACTCCCGATTACAAGCTTTCTTCACAAAATCACCGGTACATTCATTTCTTCCCAGAAATAGATGATGGTTTACAACCAGTCACATCACGGCCTACGAAAGGGAATGTCCGTGACCAAACTTGACTGGTGTTAAATCTTGATAGACACGTTTGCGGCAAGCAATAAAAAGGTTAGGCTGGTCCGGCATATGCCAATGGCCACGAGACGATACAGGAAATATATACAAAAGTTTATGCATTACTTGAGTTTATTCACAcaaataatcaaatttaatcCAACACCGCCAGGttaatactatatatattacgGATTTGGCTATACATGACTTAATTTATCATTATTAGTTTATGCCCAACAATCTGTTATAGACGGGAACAAAATATCCATGGTGCAACGTGTTTATTAAggcaataaaaattgttgaaaaaagTAGATGTATTAGATCTGTTCATCAAATAAATAAAGCTTCgagctaataaataaatacagtttTAACGTTGAGCGCAAAAAAAGATATCGTAAGATTTTAATCTCTTTAACCACAGTTTCTAGATCAATATGATTTCGATGACTCCAATTCATCGCCCATAACGTGTATTTCCTGATTTATATTTTGTGAGATAACTAAATGAAAATACTACATATACGTAATTGTTTACGCCGCCGCTTTACAAGCTAGCAAATAGATTCAAACacttttatgaaatatatttggcAAAAACTCTCTATTTAATTATGATTAGATAGAACTAAGCCGTATTCCTATATAATTGTGAAATTGCCCATTGAGCATTCTAGAGAGTTTTATATTTAACAACTTGCGTCTTAATAATCTTAAAAACAGGAAATTCCAATATAACTCGTTTGTCAACACGAGACTGCGGATATGGTTGATAATGTGTTGTGTTTGTTTCACGAACTCGGAAGATATATTGAGCGATCATTGGCGACGAACGCTGAGTACAATTAtagcaaataattttcaacctaagtttacaaattaatttcattttgattacTATTTTTCGTATCGGCTTTGATCGTCCTTATCAtcaacgtaaaataaaaaatgaacaataccTTTGCTACTGGCTCCGAGATTCGTTGTGTTTTTTTGTATGTATTTTTGTGTGGTGACCGTaaatttgcacccacgtacatttgaacccatacatttgcactgGTGTATCcgcaggttcaatctatatgcgggtgctaaaatccatgggttagggttagtatgggttcaaatatccgtaaataAATCCAGGGTGCAATATTATGCAGGTGCAATCATCTTGGGTTAGAATTACGgagcaaatgtacgtgggtgcaaatgtaatggaaccatttttGTGCATATTATGTTTGCGTTAAATGAAACTTTTTTGCAGATTCTCGTTTGATTGTCAGAAATCCATAAGTGCATTGTGCAATCCAAGACTTTATTTCAACAACGAGCAGGTGACGTCACTTGTTCACGTGTTACCAGATTTTTGAATTCGTAAACTGCTATTTTAATATCCGACACACTATTGGAATATTTTGCCCGGACCTACAGAGTAACCCGTAATTGATTATTGAcgattttatgtaaataaacGTGCGTTTTATGCATTATGTGAATATTTACGTAAATCCGAACTTGACTGGTATTATTGATAGACACGTTTGCGGCAAGCAATTAATTTCGTCATATGAAAGTGGCTTGCGAGACGTAAAAGGTTAGGCTGGTCTGGCATATGCCAATGGCCACGAGACAATATACGTGATATATATGAAGGTCTATGTTATTACTTGAGTTCAATCACAcaaataatcaaatttaatcCAAGACCGCCAGGTCAATATTATATTACGGATTTGGCTATACATGATTTGATATATTAGTATTAGCTTATGCTCAACATTCTGTTATAGACGGGAACAAAATACCAATGGTGCAATGTCTTTTATAAGGCAATAAACAATCGTTGAAAAAAGTGAATATATTAGATCTGTTCATCAAATAAATAAAGCTTCgagctaataaataaatacagttCTATAATTGCGCGCAAAAAATAATATCGTAAGATTCTAATCTTTTTTGCGGCATCGCGGGCTAGGAAATTGATTCAAACAACTTTATAAAATAGATTGTGCAAGAACTTTCTATTTAATTATGGTGAGATACAAAAAGCCCTAATTATTTCTATCTTATAGTGAAGTTGCCCATTAAGCATTTCAGAGATTGTTGAATTTAACAATCAGCGTctcaacaaaatacaaaaacaggAAATTTCCATATAACTCGTTGGTCAACACGAGACCGTATGTGTTATGCTCGTACACCAAATATAGGTATATATATTCAAGTGATGCGCACACACATTTTACATACATGCCGTGTGAGTGACAAGGTACAAGTTATGAAAGGTATTTATTCTATATTAACAAACAAAATGCGACAAAAAAATGCCAGACGATATGAAATTAAAAAGCATAAGGCcattagaagaaaaaaaaaacaccgaGACCGCTGCTGCCAAAATGGGACCCAAGCACTAAAAGCGTTTAAGTTGTGTTCATCAAATATACTCATATACTCATCGCATACTGCGACAATATGAACGTACTGTTAATGGAGCTACTTGATACGTGCAACAGGTGGGTACAATAATTGCCTGGCTTGAAAATCGGCCTAACCAGCCAATGAAAGACCAAATCATTGTTGATGAGAATGACTCGCCAAGCAGCGGTAATATCAAATGTACAATTGAGGCCGCTGGGAGGTACTTACAATGCAGACAACGTTCCAAAATCCGAATCGGAGGTCAAATAACCCTTCTCAAATGCAACTCAATAGTTATAATTCAATTGGTTAAAAAGCAGATAatagtatattagtcaacttcacggatcaaatatttttatgtagcAAGAGTATTTTTcgacattttttcaatttcgtcACCAACTCTATAGAAAAGCCAAAATgtgtatatttaatattatgtatttattgtgttttattcatGAGATCAACATAAGAAGTATGTGGTTAAATACGCAACACCATCTTTGTATTCCGATATCATCTGTCGACCGTGTGTTATGGGCACATACCCTCATGCAATTCACGATTGAAACGATgtcgtatttttaaaataaacgtTGAGTTCATATAAATCATGAACGCCCGTTATATTTATGTTTGATCGTTGCATCCCATATTACTTAATAAAACCATTCACAAAATGAATCAATGTGAAAAACGAATCTGGCGTGATTTCCGCTCTCGcgtttattattattgaaaccCAGCAATAAGGAAACACCGCGTTAATCATTATGGCAGATTATGATTAAAAGCCAAATTGATCACTTCGTACTTCAACAGAACGAGGATATCCACTGCTTATCGTAGTTCTCGTTAGCAAAACATTTAGGACCGGTAGGATTTGTTACCAGCGCGTTTGTCATTGAAAGATTGTTTTAGTATTTATCCCGAAAAGTGATGGAATggacatatgaaaaataaataccggATTTACTTTATGATTGTTCGCAATGTTTATGTActtttagttatattttattACGTTATCTCACTAAAAAAATGCAAAGTAAGGTGTAGTCAGCCAGGATCGCAGATGGAAATTTACAATGCATGAAATTGCATGCTGAAAGCTTGTATTGCGGACGAGCGATTGCACGACCACTCAATCGCGATATGTCCAGCAATCATCTAGCAcaccggttctcaaccagtgggccatggcccactgctgggccacagaAAGATTTGCAGGTGGGCcacaaatttgttgaaaattgttAGACTTATTGATAAATTGGTTACATTTGATGGTATTAGAAATTAAAGATGATAATGCCGTATTTGCTATTGATTGATAATTTTCACATTGCATATGAAAGTTAATAGCCCCCGAATTTTTTTGTGCAACGAAAGTGGCTACGAAAGGAAAAGGTTGAGAACAACTGCAATCTAGCACAAGTAATTCTCATAGAATGCAGGCGTACAGAATGATCAGTGATGTGTTTGATGAGGCATTAATTACTTACAGCACAGCCAACATTCCAACGTTCCGCCAAGTATCTTGCTATAAAATCACTGGAATATCATCGTTTTTATAGCCTATATAAAAATACGAGTTAGATATTAATTATGGCAACCCGTGCGTACGAagctttgaaaaaaatgaaaaccgaGATATTTATTCACAAAGAGTCGACAAACATAATTAGTAATTACAACAAATGGGCAGAAGAATATGAAAAAGATATTGATGCAATCGGATATAAAATTCACGATGAATCAGCAGAAGTTCTAATGCGTCACTTGAAGGAAAATAATAGAGACACCAATGTGTTGGACTTACTATCTGGAACCGGACTTGTCGGACACTACCTGCGAAAAAGAGGTTATTCTGGAATATTGCACGGTATAGATGGAAGTACTGAAATGTTGAAAAAAGCGAAAGATAAAGATGTATATCAAGAGCTTCAAAAACAGCAGTTGGAACCTGGGAACATTGGAATTCTTAAAGACAGAGAGGGCTATTATGATGCGGTCACGTGTGTTGGGGGTTTTCTTCGTGGTCATTTGGATCCCAAAATGCTTCCAGAAATGGCAAAGCTGCTAAAAGATGGTGGCCATTTGGTATACACTGCTCGAGTGAGTGTTGACAATGAAGATTACCGTCTGCCACTCGAGAGCGAAGCTAAAAAtcttgtaaaattgaaaatcattGACAATGACGAGATTGTCAAGACTTCATACGACGTTGACTGGAACGTGGAAAATTACAACGACGGTGAGGCAGAAAACCGTGACCCGTCCCCTGTTTGGATTTACTGTTACAGAAAAATTTGAGCAATTTTGTCAAAGGAAAATTTATTGACTACGTCCAACGTCTGAATTTGTCTCTTTATATAAAGTTTTATTATACATTGTCAGCACT containing:
- the LOC144421021 gene encoding methyltransferase-like protein 27 → MATRAYEALKKMKTEIFIHKESTNIISNYNKWAEEYEKDIDAIGYKIHDESAEVLMRHLKENNRDTNVLDLLSGTGLVGHYLRKRGYSGILHGIDGSTEMLKKAKDKDVYQELQKQQLEPGNIGILKDREGYYDAVTCVGGFLRGHLDPKMLPEMAKLLKDGGHLVYTARVSVDNEDYRLPLESEAKNLVKLKIIDNDEIVKTSYDVDWNVENYNDGEAENRDPSPVWIYCYRKI